A single genomic interval of Spinacia oleracea cultivar Varoflay chromosome 6, BTI_SOV_V1, whole genome shotgun sequence harbors:
- the LOC110786441 gene encoding probable GABA transporter 2 — MPPQDPMTSREYVGQISSSSYPDIKQDAGAQFVLESKGKWWHAGYHLTTAIVGPAILTLPYVFRGLGWGLGVFCLTVMGLVTFYAYYLLSLVLDYCEKQGRRHIRFRELAADVLGSGWMFYFVVFIQTAINTGISIGAILFAGQCLQIMYSSLSPHGSLQLYQFVAMVTVVFIVLSQFPSFHSLRYINLGSLFLSLGYTFLVVGACIYAASSKNAPPKDYSLESSGTVSAFNAFNSISIIAAIFGNGILPEIQATLAPPATGKMFKGLLMCYTVIFITFYAVAVSGYYVFSNKSSSNILKNFLPDNGPALAPEWVLGLAVIFILLQLFAIGLVYSQVAFEIMEKKSSDTTQGMFSKRNLVPRIILRSTYMVVCGFVAAMLPFFGDISSVIGAIGFIPLDFILPMLLYNMTHKPSKTSAVYLVNISIIIIFTGAGLLGAVSSFRKLILDAKEFKLFSNGVSD; from the exons ATGCCGCCTCAAGATCCCATGACTTCGAGAGAGTACGTCGGCCAAATATCATCCTCCTCTTACCCCGACATAAAACAAGATGCCGGAGCACAATTCGTCCTCGAATCTAAAG GAAAGTGGTGGCACGCCGGGTACCATCTGACGACGGCGATAGTGGGGCCGGCAATACTGACGTTGCCGTACGTGTTCAGGGGATTAGGGTGGGGTTTAGGCGTCTTCTGTTTAACGGTGATGGGATTAGTGACGTTTTACGCTTATTATCTGCTGTCACTTGTTCTTGATTACTGTGAGAAACAAGGTCGCCGTCATATTCGCTTCCGTGAACTCGCCGCCGATGTTCTTG GATCTGGCTGGATGTTTTATTTCGTAGTATTCATTCAAACGGCCATTAACACCGGAATAAGTATAGGAGCTATCCTGTTTGCGGGGCAATGCCTTCAG ATCATGTACTCGAGTCTCTCACCACATGGCTCGTTGCAATTATATCAGTTCGTAGCAATGGTGACAGTGGTGTTTATTGTACTCTCTCAGTTCCCATCCTTTCACTCTCTCCGATACATTAACTTGGGTTCTTTGTTTTTGAGTTTGGGATACACCTTCCTAGTAGTCGGTGCATGCATTTATGCAG CTTCCTCAAAAAATGCCCCTCCAAAGGACTATTCATTGGAATCTTCAGGGACCGTGAGTGCTTTCAATGCGTTCAATTCCATCTCTATCATAGCTGCAATATTCGGGAATGGTATATTGCCAGAAATACAG GCAACTCTGGCTCCACCAGCAACTGGGAAGATGTTTAAAGGCCTTCTGATGTGCTACACTGTCATATTTATCACATTCTATGCAGTTGCTGTTTCGGGGTATTATGTGTTTAGCAACAAATCTTCTTCTAACATACTTAAAAACTTCCTGCCTGATAATGGTCCTGCTCTGGCTCCAGAATGGGTTTTAGGACTCGCGGTCATCTTCATTCTTCTCCAGCTATTTGCCATTGGCCTG GTTTACTCTCAAGTAGCTTTCGAGATCATGGAGAAGAAATCATCGGATACAACCCAAGGAATGTTCTCAAAGAGAAATTTGGTCCCGAGGATAATACTTCGTTCAACATACATGGTAGTTTGTGGATTCGTTGCAGCAATGTTGCCATTTTTCGGGGATATCAGTAGTGTCATAGGTGCCATTGGTTTCATACCCTTGGACTTCATTCTTCCTATGCTTCTCTACAACATGACCCATAAACCCTCAAAAACATCAGCTGTCTATTTGGTTAATATTTCCATCATTATAATCTTCACCGGTGCTGGACTTTTAGGGGCTGTTTCTTCGTTCAGGAAGTTGATTCTCGATGCCAAAGAGTTCAAGCTTTTCAGTAATGGTGTATCCGATTAA
- the LOC110786442 gene encoding high mobility group B protein 13, with protein sequence MAATATTPALPMASDPVPTKKSRSRKALKEKNPSSNEANILAGKSADPLDLPVSVPESDPLKENHETLSQPRSEKKKSKSKSKAKKVEETNSFEKDLQEMQEMLEKMKIEKEKTEEILKEKDEILKKKDEEQQKLQSELKKLQKMKEFKPTMTLPVLKDKEVEKKDKKKKECPERKRPAAAYALWCKDQWNEIKKENPNADFKEVSNIMGAKWKSLTPEEKKPYEEKYQAEKEAYLQIVSKEKREIEAMKLLEDEQKQKTAMELLNQYLEFKQEANKETKKPKKEKDPLKPKQPMSAFFLYSNERRSGLLGEGKNILEASKIIGEEWKSLSEEQKRPYEEKAKEIKEKYQQEMEVYKQKKEEEAASLKKEEDEFMKIQKVEALQLLKKKEKTDNIIKKTKEIKKKSKEEKVTDPNKPKRPVSSFFLFSMEERKNLVKERSETSYSTVTALISLKWKELSEEEKKGWNDKAAESMAAYKKELEEYNKKQSEAGAETGAK encoded by the exons ATGGCTGCCACTGCAACAACACCCGCTCTTCCAATGGCTTCTGATCCAGTCCCAACGAAGAAGAGTAGAAGTAGAAAAGCCCTAAAAGAGAAAAATCCATCAAGCAATGAAGCTAACATTTTAGCTGGAAAATCAGCTGACCCGTTGGATTTACCAGTATCGGTACCGGAATCTGATCCATTGAAGGAAAACCATGAGACTCTCTCTCAGCCCCGATCTGAGAAGAAGAAATCGAAGTCGAAATCAAAGGCGAAGAAGGTAGAAGAGACCAATAGTTTTGAGAAGGATTTGCAAGAAATGCAAGAAATGTTGGAGAAAATGAAGATTGAGAAGGAGAAAACTGAGGAGATATTGAAGGAGAAAGATGAGATTCTGAAGAAGAAAGATGAAGAGCAGCAGAAGCTTCAGTCGGAGCTCAAGAAGTTGCAGAAAATGAAGGAGTTTAAGCCTACTATG ACTCTGCCCGTCTTAAAAGACAAAGAAGTAGAAAAGAAAGACAAGAAAAAGAAGGAATGCCCAGAAAGGAAAAGGCCAGCTGCAGCATATGCCTTGTGGTGTAAAGATCAATGGAATGAG ATCAAAAAAGAGAACCCAAATGCAGATTTCAAGGAAGTTTCTAACATAATGGGTGCAAAGTGGAAAAGCCTCACTCCAGAAGAGAAGAAGCCATACGAGGAGAAGTACCAAGCTGAGAAAGAAGCTTATTTGCAGATTGTCAGCAAAGAAAAGCGCGAAATCGAAGCAATGAAATTACTAGAGGATGAGCAGAAGCAGAAGACTGCAATGGAGCTGCTTAATCAGTATCTTGAATTCAAGCAAGAAGCAAACAAAGAGACTAAAAAACCCAA GAAAGAGAAGGACCCTTTAAAGCCAAAACAACCAATGAGTGCTTTCTTCTTGTACTCGAATGAGAGGCGATCAGGTTTGCTTGGAGAGGGAAAGAACATTCTTGAG GCTTCAAAGATCATTGGTGAAGAATGGAAAAGCTTGTCAGAAGAGCAGAAAAGGCCTTATGAAGAG AAAGCAAAGGAAATCAAGGAAAAATACCAACAGGAGATGGAGGTGTACaaacaaaagaaagaagaagaagctGCCAGCTTGAAAAAAGAAGAGGATGAGTTCATGAAAATTCAGAAAGTTGAGGCTTTACAGCTTCTTAAGAAGAAAGAAAAGACTGACAACATCATCAAG AAAACCAAAGAGATTAAGAAGAAGTCAAAGGAAGAGAAAGTCACTGATCCAAACAAGCCGAAGAGGCCTGTTTCTTCCTTCTTTTTATTCAG TATGGAAGAGAGGAAAAATTTGGTTAAGGAGCGGTCTGAAACCAGTTACTCTACTGTCACTGCGCTTATTTCTTTGAAATGGAAG GAACTAAGTGAAGAGGAGAAAAAGGGTTGGAATGATAAGGCAGCAGAGAGCATGGCAGCATACAAGAAAGAGTTGGAAGAATACAACAAAAAACAGTCTGAAGCCGGCGCTGAAACCGGAGCCAAGTAA
- the LOC110786445 gene encoding uncharacterized protein produces the protein MSEIRLVRCPKCDKVLPEPTVYTVYQCGGCGAILKAKKKSSGIEKVVNSETVVDKVIEEDMIGKGSFDMGGRSPARSTFGDGDGSKSSMEERHETEFRLPKSPLRDRFLNDVSFSPARSRNVSPSPVRGNSSGDLDIDGIGISPGRSRNISKSPMRERGSRSPMSVRTRMASRSPMRGTDSVGKSPTRTMNGNIVSKFDEYDQKEQEGTGVDNDGPEEIVRNDKMAPKTSFNTWLPDDKHPKESNDNKINNGRMKWRDLSGDEADRISEGKESVYADEHGMISEGSIDNPIHGSGYSTGRIDRDLRFRDDSVGGNGRPRAIGSGEDRVIHRILRAGEHRRNSASLSEVDGPSSYHMDSIHGRSRHSFESQRGPAKIQYMRHHEFSQNYQGSEHQYPSESEEEYLGYRQGYEQQFSPDKHMPRPSYFKHGPGVVHEMENIYNHPPLYDGRPKHPQFPHRSRLGYVPGKSLDFDQDSFRSYRDGPHSHHPACSCSLCNANDWEGHMMSPNLAAHPTPRHSMNLPRHVPRTYDPRMAHTGPRERPSHLAPHARRVLIASQNKRICLPIAGGAPFVSCHSCFELLKLPGKFMTKKHKKEYQLQCGACSSVMSFDHQNRSFDVLPTQKKPDPVKSVNTTTVFGEVLNDPGHRRQHDSFTATSTNVGSYDFDATGHSFKSIESVANEESRGRRMCFRTRPYTGGVSPSSLSKEEHISDRESVQSSRPSSSEIPLKMRPPPGSPLQEHLDYSGQYTKAEAEYIRNYAGEEKQDTSQDSSVVNTAITSENEDNSHELSTSLSDSGDAPKEYKDETKPSSKSPFWRPFSPKPGPASPEKAEVYVNGQQVPLHVIKKAEKLAGSIEPGDYWYDPKAGFWGVMGHHCLGILPPSIQEFSFPMPASCSRGDSAVYVNGRELKKRELNLLSSRGLPTTKNKRYIVDISGKVLEEQSKDFIVNLGKLAPTVEKNKRGFGMRVPEEYIT, from the exons ATGTCGGAGATTCGACTAGTTCGATGCCCGAAATGCGATAAGGTGTTGCCGGAGCCTACTGTGTATACTGTCTACCAATGTGGTGGCTGTGGTGCTATACTTAAAG CTAAAAAGAAGTCATCTGGAATTGAAAAAGTGGTGAATTCTGAAACAGTTGTTGATAAGGTGATAGAGGAGGATATGATTGGAAAGGGTAGTTTTGATATGGGTGGTAGATCACCGGCGAGATCCACAtttggggatggggatggaagCAAGTCATCAATGGAAGAGCGTCATGAGACTGAGTTTCGCTTACCTAAATCACCTTTGAGGGACAGGTTTTTGAATGATGTTAGTTTTTCTCCGGCCAGGTCAAGAAATGTTAGCCCATCACCAGTGAGGGGCAACAGTTCAGGTGATCTAGATATTGATGGGATTGGCATTTCACCAGGCAGGTCAAGAAATATTAGCAAGTCACCTATGAGGGAGCGAGGGAGTAGATCCCCAATGAGTGTGAGAACGAGAATGGCTAGTAGGTCTCCCATGAGGGGGACAGATTCTGTTGGTAAATCACCTACAAGGACAATGAATGGAAATATTGTTTCTAAGTTTGATGAATACGATCAGAAAGAACAAGAGGGAACGGGGGTTGATAATGATGGGCCAGAGGAAATAGTGAGGAATGACAAGATGGCTCCCAAAACTTCATTTAATACATGGCTTCCTGATGATAAACATCCCAAAGAGTCTAATgataacaaaataaataacgGAAGAATGAAGTGGAGAGATCTAAGTGGTGATGAGGCTGATCGAATCAGTGAAGGGAAGGAATCTGTTTATGCTGATGAACACGGGATGATTTCAGAAGGATCAATTGATAATCCAATTCATGGAAGTGGCTATAGCACGGGAAGAATAGACAGAGATTTGAGATTTAGGGATGATTCTGTCGGAGGGAATGGAAGACCCAGGGCCATTGGAAGTGGCGAGGATAGGGTGATTCACAGAATTTTAAGGGCAGGTGAACACAGGAGGAATTCAGCTTCTTTAAGTGAAGTTGACGGACCTTCAAGTTATCATATGGACTCCATCCATGGCCGCTCAAGGCACAGTTTTGAATCTCAGAGAGGACCTGCTAAGATTCAGTATATGAGGCATCATGAGTTCAGTCAGAACTATCAGGGATCTGAGCACCAATATCCATCAGAATCAGAAGAAGAGTATTTGGGATACAGGCAGGGATATGAGCAGCAGTTTTCACCAGATAAACATATGCCAAGGCCGTCTTACTTCAAACATGGACCCGGTGTAGTTCATGaaatggaaaatatatataatcaCCCCCCTTTATATGATGGTCGTCCTAAGCATCCACAGTTTCCACATCGTTCAAGGTTGGGTTATGTTCCAGGGAAGTCCTTGGACTTCGATCAGGATTCTTTCAGATCATATCGCGATGGGCCACATAGTCACCATCCTGCATGTTCTTGCTCACTCTGCAATGCCAATGATTGGGAAGGCCATATGATGTCCCCCAATCTAGCGGCCCATCCAACACCTAGACATAGTATGAATCTACCAAGACATGTACCAAGGACCTATGATCCTAGAATGGCACATACTGGTCCTCGAGAACGACCTTCCCACCTTGCTCCTCATGCAAGGAGAGTTCTGATAGCTAGCCAGAACAAACGGATTTGCCTCCCTATTGCTGGTGGAGCTCCCTTTGTATCATGCCATAGTTGCTTTGAGCTGCTCAAATTGCCTGGGAAGTTCATGACCAAGAAGCACAAGAAGGAGTATCAATTGCAATGTGGGGCTTGCTCCTCTGTTATGTCCTTTGATCATCAGAATAGGAGTTTTGATGTTCTTCCTACACAGAAGAAACCGGATCCTGTTAAGAGTGTAAACACTACTACCGTCTTTGGTGAAGTGTTGAATGACCCAGGTCATAGACGTCAGCATGATAGCTTTACTGCTACTAGTACAAATGTTGGATCTTATGATTTTGATGCAACAGGGCATAGCTTCAAGTCTATAGAGTCTGTAGCCAATGAAGAATCAAGAGGGCGGAGAATGTGCTTCCGAACTCGACCATATACTGGAGGTGTTTCTCCATCATCTCTTTCTAAGGAAGAACACATTTCAGATAGAGAAAGCGTACAAAGCAGCCGTCCCAGTTCTTCAGAGATACCCTTGAAGATGCGTCCTCCTCCTGGTTCACCTTTGCAGGAACATCTTGATTACTCTGGCCAATACACAAAAGCTGAGGCAGAATATATAAGAAATTATGCTGGAGAAGAGAAACAAGATACCTCTCAAGACAGCTCTGTGGTAAATACAGCAATTACTTCAGAGAATGAAGATAACTCCCATGAGTTATCAACTAGTTTATCCGACTCGGGGGATGCTCCAAAAGAATACAAAGATGAAACCAAACCTTCCTCGAAATCTCCTTTCTGGAGACCCTTCTCACCAAAACCCGGTCCTGCTTCCCCTGAAAAAGCCGAGGTATATGTCAATGGTCAGCAGGTACCGCTTCATGTAATTAAAAAGGCAGAGAAGCTTGCTGGATCTATTGAACCAGGAGACTACTG GTATGATCCCAAAGCTGGTTTTTGGGGTGTAATGGGCCATCATTGCTTAGGAATACTTCCA CCATCTATTCAAGAATTCAGTTTTCCCATGCCAGCAAGTTGTTCTAGAGGGGACTCTGCTGTTTATGTAAATGGCAGAGAGCTTAAAAAAAGAGAACTTAATTTACTTTCCAGTCGAGGACTTCCAACTACGAAGAACAAGAGATATATTGTTGATATATCCGGAAAAGTTCTGGAGGAGCAGAGCAAGGACTTCATTGTTAACCTTGGAAAACTTGCCCCCAC AGTTGAGAAGAACAAGCGTGGATTTGGTATGCGTGTTCCAGAAGAGTACATTACTTGA
- the LOC110786444 gene encoding protein trichome birefringence-like 23, translating to MKWYSKMWALHKHKSSIIKLGVMILATTLVIRLFLYNDSRFPPDSPLIQQTTPVQTPHLPFPDHIMSDSRINDELHKKSGKCDLFAGDWIPNPSGPAYINETCDFIEEHQNCMKNGRPDSEYLYWRWSPRNCELPQFNAMRFLEIMQHKTWAFIGDSISRNHVQSLICMLSKVEEAELFYHDEGYKSKGWRFPSSNLTIYVLWSPFLTEAAIYEDINGVSSQDIELHLDRLDKKWTDLYKNLDYMIFSSGKWFVKTAIYYENETVLGCHACQKNITDLKIEFAYRKSLQSVFNFIATSDHKGVIFYRTSTPDHFEGGEWSTGGKCDRTVPFKEGEVEMKSMQKLLRQTELEEFENAVGKATENGVRLKLLDFSLLSLLRPDGHPGPYRQYYPFAKDENAQVQYDCLHWCLPGPIDAWNDVIMEMIVNG from the exons ATGAAGTGGTATTCCAAAATGTGGGCACTTCACAAACACAAATCATCAATTATCAAATTAGGTGTAATGATCTTAGCTACTACTCTTGTTATTCGACTTTTTCTCTATAATGACTCCAGATTTCCTCCTGATTCTCCCCTAATTCAACAAACCACTCCAGTTCAAACCCCACATCTCCCATTTCCGGACCACATTATGTCAGATTCCAGAATCAATGATGAATTGCATAAAAAATCAG GAAAGTGTGATCTTTTTGCTGGGGACTGGATCCCAAATCCATCTGGACCTGCATATATTAATGAGACTTGCGATTTCATTGAAGAACATCAGAATTGCATGAAGAACGGGAGGCCCGATTCAGAATATCTCTACTGGAGATGGAGTCCAAGAAACTGTGAGTTACCTCAGTTCAATGCAATGCGATTCCTTGAGATAATGCAGCACAAAACATGGGCATTTATTGGTGACTCTATCTCGCGAAATCACGTGCAGTCCTTGATTTGTATGCTCTCAAAG GTTGAAGAAGCGGAATTGTTTTATCATGATGAAGGATACAAGTCTAAAGGATGGCGTTTCCCATCGTCCAACTTGACCATATACGTTCTATGGTCTCCCTTCCTTACAGAAGCCGCTATTTATGAAGATATCAATGGTGTCTCTTCTCAGGATATAGAACTGCACCTTGACAGACTTGATAAGAAGTGGACTGATTTATACAAAAACTTGGATTACATGATCTTCTCATCTGGAAAGTGGTTTGTCAAAACAGCAATTTATTATGAGAATGAAACAGTTTTGGGATGTCATGCCTGTCAAAAGAACATCACTGACCTCAAAATAGAGTTTGCTTACCGCAAAAGTCTGCAGTCGGTGTTCAACTTTATTGCTACATCTGATCATAAAGGAGTAATCTTTTACAGAACATCCACCCCGGATCATTTTGAAGGCGGGGAATGGTCCACCGGAGGAAAGTGTGATAGAACAGTGCCGTTTAAAGAAGGTGAGGTTGAGATGAAGTCCATGCAGAAATTGCTGCGACAAACTGAACTGGAGGAATTTGAGAATGCAGTAGGGAAGGCAACCGAAAACGGTGTGCGCCTAAAACTTCTTGATTTTTCACTGCTTTCCTTGTTGAGGCCCGATGGGCACCCTGGTCCGTACAGACAATATTACCCTTTCGCAAAGGATGAAAATGCACAAGTCCAGTATGATTGTTTGCATTGGTGCTTGCCTGGGCCAATAGACGCGTGGAATGATGTAATTATGGAAATGATAGTGAACGGATGA